The proteins below come from a single Cryptococcus neoformans var. neoformans JEC21 chromosome 14 sequence genomic window:
- a CDS encoding nucleolar protein, putative — MPTPRVTRSRSSTPLSVRTGTRSTPQPGSAAHPGSHHKTSDELALEEAASLLHTPTTRLRSLGSADTDGLDGGSARALRHKRLNQVREEVVVVRERSKSPQKDEKRVEQSQEPEGEETEEEEGQEVENSRQTPADGDTDDEDDEASRELMGVSTFSDAGSTQLVEKDQTGEDGAPLSALLSTGQIFSQPRENEGFGESASESGSETQSANSSDSSDSSSESGSDSESDSEDDSSDSDSDEDDEKERLLQAARDAAKAKTASNMNEKEKAGEVDDEMVLQFDKQEKEAPIPDLAIPKLPRTYLSFPKEGRARTSTSVPSTSADPSRLPSRSSSSEKTPVPELDDRPYERPLSKREKALQPRKATTSELWASIPTPRADILPQMRKDYRALALANSLDPKRFMKGGSKSEKVPESFAIGTMVETSRQIRDTTLTKDNKYRPGQVVQNIIRDQDMEGYAKRKYGDLQWSRMENGRGKGWKKRAKWQ; from the exons ATGCCGACTCCCAGAGTAACTCGCTCTCGCTCCTCTACTCCCCTTTCCGTCCGCACCGGTACCCGGTCAACGCCCCAACCAGGTTCCGCCGCCCATCCTGGATCTCATCACAAAACTTCCGATGAGCTTGCTTTAGAAGAAGCCGCTTCCCTCTTGCACACACCTACGACGCGGCTCAGAAGTCTGGGCAGTGCAGACACAGATGGATTGGATGGTGGTAGTGCTAGAGCGCTCAGACATAAACGGTTAAATCAAGTCAGGGAAGAGGTTGTGGTTGTCagagagagaagcaaaagtCCTCagaaagatgagaagagagtAGAGCAGAGCCAAGAAccagagggagaagaaacggaagaagaggaggggcAGGAAGTGGAGAATTCACGGCAGACACCCGCGGACGGCGATaccgacgatgaggatgacgaggcCTCTCGGGAACTGATGggtgtgtcaaccttttcTGACGCTGGCAGTACACAACTGGTTGAAAAAGACCAGACtggggaagatggtgcACCTCTTTCGGCACTCTTATCGACAGGGCAGATTTTCTCTCAGCCTAGGGAGAATGAAGGGTTTGGAGAGTCCGCGTCTGAATCTGGTTCCGAGACACAGTCTGCAAATTCTTCCGACTCTTCCGACTCATCATCTGAGTCTGGATCAGACTCTGAGTCGGATTCCGAAGACGACTCATCAGATAGCGACAGcgatgaggacgatgagaaggaacgacttcttcaagctgctCGGGACGCCGCCAAGGCCAAAACAGCGTCAAATATGaatgagaaagagaaggcagGTGAAGTGGATGACGAGATGGTGTTGCAATTCGACaagcaggagaaggaggc TCCCATTCCCGATCTTGCTATTCCCAAGCTTCCCAGAACCTATCTCTCATTCCCCAAAGAAGGCCGCGCTCGAACCTCCACATCTGTACCCTCGACCTCTGCCGATCCCTCTCGTCTCCCTTCCagatcttcttcgtctgaAAAGACTCCTGTTCCTGAGCTCGACGACCGACCCTACGAACGACCTTTGAGtaagagagagaaggcgCTT CAACCTCGCAAAGCCACCACTTCTGAGCTCTGGGCATCCATCCCTACTCCTAGGGCTGACATCTTGCCTCAGATGAGAAAGGATTACCGAGCGCTTGCTTTGGCCAACTCGTTGGATCCCAAGAGGTTCATGAAGGGCGGTAGTAAGAGCGAGAAGGTTCCCGAGTCCTTTGCT ATCGGCACCATGGTCGAGACTTCTCGTCAAATACGAGACACTACTCTTACAAAAGACAACAAATACCGTCCTGGACAAGTCGTCCAAAACATCATCAGGGATCAGGATATGGAAGGTTATGCAAAGAGGAAGTATGGCGATCTGCAGTGGTCCAGAATGGAGAACGGAcgagggaagggatggaagaagagggccAAATGGCAATAA
- a CDS encoding endoplasmic reticulum protein, putative yields MAQPVEQWITEIPPVTRAWVAGSIGMSLLVECQVVAPLQLYFSWKAAIVNMQVWRFITTFLYFGPVSLDLLFHIFFVMRYSRLLEENSFANRRADYAWLLFLCASFLLLVSSVATLPFLSSSLAFALVYIWSRRNPSVKMSLFGIITITAPYLPMALVLFTWVFQGGVRAAVPDIVGALAGHTYVFLQDYWPREMWSTTGRPEIQTPGFVKRLFGQEER; encoded by the exons ATGGCGCAGCCTGTCGAACAATGGATAACCGAAATACCTCCCGTTACTCGAGCATGGGTAGCTGGCTCTATCGGAATGAGCTTGTTAGTG GAGTGCCAAGTCGTAGCGCCACTACAGCTGTACTTCTCCTGGAAAGCGGCAATAGTGAATATGCAG GTCTGGAGATTTATAACGACTTTTTTATATTTTGGGCCAGTATCGCTTGACCTTTTATTCCATATATTCTTTGT TATGAGATACTCTAGATTACTAGAAGAAAACTCGTTTGCCAATCGTCGGGCAGACTATGCGTGGTTACTATTTCTCTGcgcctcttttcttctg CTTGTATCCTCTGTCGCAACTCTAccattcctctcctcttccctggCTTTTGCCCTCGTCTATATCTGGTCAAGACGGAACCCTTCTGTGAAAATGTCTCTGTTTGGCATCATCAC TATCACTGCGCCATATCTCCCCATGGCCCTTGTCCTGTTTACCTGGGTATTCCAAGGAGGTGTCAGAGCAGCTGTGCCCGATATC GTCGGGGCACTCGCGGGACATACCTATGTCTTCTTGCAAGATTATTGGCCAAGAGAAATGTGGAGTACAACTGGGAGGCCAGAGATCCAGACTCCCGGGTTTGT AAAGCGATTATTcgggcaagaagaaagataa
- a CDS encoding protein kinase, putative, with the protein MSSRDSPSSDTEIPQVIAGRYNVKVDKQMAETNQGGVYPAVDTKTGQEVAVKLEHILFALLEDRRDLRDEHEAYRDISKHVPNAHTIPSIKWYGEEGNYCALVMDMLGPTLQDLFSSHSGPFSLKTVLMIADQLISHVEFLHGQLYIHRGIKPDNFCIGLQDQRKIFMIDLGFAKRYRDPKTKRHMPYEKYERCANPSWCSLRVSEGTMASRRDDLESLGYMFVFFLKGSLPWHGTCSIEMEDIKSEPLEDLCKDLPDEFLKYLQYCRALKFDSDPDYRYLRLLFHQLFLEKGYENDWEFDWCKKPNNEGAAEEKDDKEPLEANDKKNGNNAEKRNNISKDLEESNNVTNADTDQSEITSVNNTDLKQVSEAKEDQKAQTEIKVPSKSVNFDDHHANIDEPEGGNDLQEGENRLRRSARLKKMAREEP; encoded by the exons ATGTCTTCTCGAGATAGTCCATCATCTGACACAGAAATCCCCCAAGTCATCGCTGGCAGATACAATGTCAAGGTCGATAAGCAGATGGCTGAGACCAATCAGG GGGGCGTTTATCCAGCGGTTGATACTAAGACTGGACAAGAAGTTGCAGTTAAACTTGAACACATCTTGTTCGCCCTGCTTGAGGATCGTCGCGACCTTCGAGATGAGCATGAAGCCTACAGGGACATCTCTAAACATGTGCCCAATGCACATACAATCCCCTCCATTAAGTGGtatggcgaagaaggaaactATTGTGCTCTCGTGATGGATATGCTCGGCCCCACTCTACAGGATCTTTTCTCCTCGCATAGTGGCCCGTTCAGTCTCAAAACGGTCTTAATGATCGCCGATCAACTCATATCTCATGTCGAGTTCCTTCATGGTCAACTATATATTCATCGGGGAATCAAGCCTGATAATTTTTGTATTGGCCTTCAAGACCAGCGGAAAATCTTCATGATCGATCTGGGTTTTGCAAAGCGGTATAGGGATCCCAAAACTAAACGGCATATGCCTTACGAGAAGTACGAACGTTGTGCAAATCCCAGTTGGTGTTCCCTCAGGGTGTCAGAAGGAACGATGGCTTCCAGAAGAGACGACTTGGAATCATTGGGGTATATGTTTGTG TTTTTTCTAAAGGGCTCATTGCCGTGGCATGGGACTTGTTCGATCGAGATGGAGGATATAA AGAGCGAACCTCTCGAAGACTTATGCAAAGATCTTCCAGATGAGTTTCTCAAGTATCTTCAATATTGTCGAGCTTTGAAATTCGATTCTGATCCAGATTACCGATATCTCCGTCTGCTCTTCCACCAGCTCTTTCTCGAGAAAGGTTATGAGAATGATTGGGAGTTTGATTGGTGCAAGAAACCGAATAATGAAGGTGcagcagaagagaaagatgacAAGGAGCCGCTGGAAGCAAATGACAAGAAAAATGGCAATAATGCGGAAAAGCGAAACAACATATCGAAGGACCTCGAAGAGTCCAACAATGTTACCAATGCTGATACGGATCAATCAGAGATCACATCAGTCAACAATACCGATCTCAAGCAAGTCAGCGAAGCAAAGGAAGATCAAAAAGCTCAGACCGAAATAAAGGTGCCGAGTAAGAGTGTCAATTTTGATGACCATCATGCCAACATCGACGAACCAGAAGGCGGAAATGACCtgcaagaaggagaaaataGGCTTAGAAGGAGTGCTCGACTGAAAAAAATGGCTAGGGAAGAACCTTAA